The Humulus lupulus chromosome 3, drHumLupu1.1, whole genome shotgun sequence genome window below encodes:
- the LOC133822463 gene encoding uncharacterized protein LOC133822463, which yields MDSEDPNLELVNVAIQKLKEERRIKEIARDDDDELLLSRLLSQLESLKGESNLEQQEALKELGEGDNDIDEEIKSETSNESDSNGSSDIMDKEEIVKELKKVKKQNRVTHWLLSTMIVLTIAWQISELSILLKIKEGFNHPFKSLGGMLTWVLKGPGGTIGNNNGKDEENHNNQTEFEAPSLPPLKIPELPHVELPDLTTTSNHEEH from the exons ATGGATTCAGAAGATCCCAACTTGGAGCTCGTCAATGTTGCCATCCAGAAGCTCAAGGAGGAGAGACGAATCAAAGAAATCGCTCGAGACGACGACGATGAGCTCTTGCTCTCCCGATTGCTCTCTCAG TTGGAATCACTAAAAGGAGAAAGCAATCTAGAGCAACAAGAGGCTTTAAAGGAATTAGGAGAAGGTGATAATGATATAGATGAAGAGATAAAGAGTGAGACTTCAAATGAATCGGATAGTAATGGCTCCTCTGATATTATGGATAAAGAGGAGATTGTAAAAGAACTTAAGAAGGTCAAGAAACAGAACCGTGTCACTCACTGGCTTCTTTCAACCATGATTGTTCTCACAATTGCTTGGCAAATATCTGAGTTGTCTATCCTTTTGAAAATTAAAGAGGGATTTAACCACCCTTTTAAGTCCTTGGGTGGTATGTTGACATGGGTGTTGAAAGGCCCAGGTGGTACAATTGGGAATAATAATGGCAAAGATGAAGAAAACCACAACAACCAGACTGAATTTGAAGCTCCCTCACTCCCTCCTCTCAAAATTCCTGAGCTTCCCCATGTGGAACTACCGGATTTAACTACTACTTCTAACCATGAAGAACATTGA
- the LOC133822464 gene encoding uncharacterized protein LOC133822464: MQITVIGDTEDSEVQFLNIAPPAPEKRRERKRPRWFDEYTAMRKRNKKSKTAVNVDPLRVVDGKLLMTFHKWLLGTIGNKYPRECFSGTHDAAWFLKLHTPRTWLSDSHLDAAFHLMRRRLEFYPNVYPQKCVVMPTIFPESLKGRWDAFPGSDYSRFSWDDSILDLVRGDAVQFLPSWQNKEFIYFALFLKDQMHWVAVEADLNGWMLNIFDSSIGSISENDLISLMVDWCTIFPSVLRQSGLFENHDVILAPQLTASESQVRPFDWKLIPREFVPQTKSR; the protein is encoded by the exons atgcaaattactgtaatcggagatactgaagattctgaagtacaattcttaaacatagctccaccagcaccggagaagaggagagaaagaaagaggcctaggtggttcgatgagtacactgcaatgaggaaaaggaataagaaatcgaagacagcagtgaatgtggatccattgagggttgttgatggtaaattacttatgacctttcacaagtggttgcttggcaccattgggaataaatatccgagggaatgcttctcagggacacacgatgctgcttggttcctgaaactgcatactccgaggacatggctttctgactct catttagatgcagcatttcatctcatgaggaggcgtctagaattttatcctaacgtgtaccctcagaaatgtgttgttatgcctacaatttttcccgaatcattgaagggtcggtgggacgcttttccaggttctgactactctagatttagttgggatgacagtatattggacctggttaggggtgatgcagtccagttcttaccgagttggcagaacaaggagttcatttattttgccctcttcttgaaagaccaaatgcattgggtagctgtagaggcagacctgaatgggtggatgctcaacatctttgactccagtattggatcaatttccgaaaacgatttgatcagcttgatggttgactggtgtaccattttcccgtcggtcttgcgacagtccggtttatttgagaaccatgacgttatactcgcgcctcagttgacagcatcagagagtcaggtcagacccttcgattggaaactcattccacgtgaattcgtaccgcaaacaaaatccaggtga